AGTCGCGCTTCTCCACCTGGATCGGCGCCTACCTGGCGGTCATGTCGATACCCAACTACCTGGGCCTGCGGGACCGCATGGACGGGATCACGGGCGTGAACAGGATGGTGGGGGTGTACGGCGGGGCGCACATGGACGACGCCCGCGCGGTCTTCATGTTCCGCCCCGCCGCCGAGCTCGGCTACCACCACCGGGACGTCGACCGCCAGAAGGAGCTGCTGCGCCGGCAGTTCGCCGGGATGGGCTGGGAGGTGCCCCGCCTGCTGGGCGAGGAGCTGGACCGCGCCTCGACGTTCTACTTCGACTCCATCACCCAGCTGCGCATGGACACCTGGTCTCGGGGACGGGTGAGCCTGGTCGGCGACGCCGGCTACTGCCCGGGCCCCGCGGTCGGCGGCAGCACCAGCCTGGCCGTCGTGGGCGCCTACGTCCTGGCCGGTGAGCTGGCCGAGGTCCGCGGCGACCACACGCGGGCGTTCCCGGCCTACGAGCGGGAGATCGGCGACTACGTACGGCGCAGCCGTACCTTCGCCGTCGGCGCCGCCAAACGGCTCATCCCCGACACCCGCCTGGGCGTCTGGGGCCTGATCCAGGCGGTGCGGCTGATCAACCATGTCCCCACGCCGATCGCCCGAACCCTGGCCGATTTCGGCGGCAGGGGCCTGCGGCTGCACGACGAGATCACGCTGAAGGACTATCCGCAGGGACCTGTCATGAGGAGCGTCACGACGCCTGACCTCTGACCTTCCGGACCGTTGACGACCGGATGGATCATCGCCCCAAAATGAGTGGACAGCCGGCGCTCCGGCCGGTGGGATGAGACGCCGGCGCCCAATCGGATCAGTCCCCGCCGAGGAGATGTTCGTTGTCCACCGATGACCCGCGCCCCGACGAGGTGCGCACCGACGTGACTCTCCATGCGCCGGCGGCGGAAGCGATCCTGCGCGCCGCGAGCGAGGTGGCGGGCGTCGAACTCTCCAACCCCGCCGACCTGGGCGGCAGCCTGCGCAGCACCGTCCTGCGCTGCCGGACCGCCGAGTCGGTGCACCGGCGCGCCAACCTCGCGCGGTTGTGGGCCGGCTACGGCAGGGGCACGCCGTCCTGGGAGGAGGATCCGTGGCTCGCACGGACCACCGCCGGCCTGCTCACCCTACTCCCCGAAGCCGGAATCGCGGCGCCACCGGAACTGGCCGGGGAGCTGGCACGGATCGAGGCGGTGAGTGAGGACGATTATCCGGCCTTCACCCCGGGCGACACCTGCCCCGACAACAACCTGCTCACCCCGGACGGCCTGCGGCTGCTCGACTTCGAGTCCGCGTGCTTCCAGTCGGTCTTCCTGACGGCCGCGTACTGCCGGATGCCCTTCTCCACCTGCTGGTGCGTCTACAACCTGCCGTCGGAGCCGGCGGAGGAGATCGAGCAGGCCTACCGCGAGGAGGTCGTCGTGGCGTATCCGGCGCTGGCCGACGACACGGTGTGGCGAGCCGGGATTCGCCAGGCGATCGCCGCCTGGACGGTGAGCACGACGGTGTGGGTGCTACCTCGCGTGGCGGAGGAGGACAGGCCCATTCACCGGACGCGGCGACCGGTGCCGACGATGCGCCAGGTGCTCCGGCACCGCTGGGAGATGGCGAGCACGCTGGAGGAGTTCCCGGCGTTCGCGGAGACCATGCGACTGATGCTGAGCAAGGTGGCCGGAGCATGGGACGTGCCCCCCTTGCCGGGGTATCCCGCCTTCGGCGGCTGAAGGGCCGGATGACCTGGTCGCTGGTCGGCGGAATCCGCGGCCTGGTTCGAGCAACACCCGGTTCGCCTGGCCAACGTCCTCACATACCGGTGAGAGAGCGTCCCTCCGACCGCCTCGGCCGAGCCTGACAGGATCCGAACTCACCGGCGGTGGCCGGCCGACCCGTCCGTCCTGTGCCGCGCTGGTTCCTCGATCGGAAACAGGATCGTGCCGAGCAGATGAGCGGTGCGGTCCGGGGTGGCTTCGTTGCCCATCCTGGACAGGATGGCGCCGCTTATCTCGCTGATCAGTCCGGCGAGTTCGTCCTGGTTGAGCCAGAGCGGGAACTGCCGGTAGGACACCGAGTCGGCGGTCGGGTCGGCGTGCTCCCGGTCGAGGTAGGCGTTGAACTCGGCGAGCAGGGCGGCCATGGCCGCGGCGAACCCATGACGGTGGTCGTTCAGGGACATCGACGCGGCCGCGTCGGCGTCGATTTTCGCCTGCTCCCGGCGTAGCCGGTAGTGGCGTTCGACGGCGCCGTGCACGCGCTGTTCGTCGACGACCTCCAGCACTCCCGCCTCGGCCAGCAGGCCGACATGCCGATACACGGTGGTCTTGGGGACATCGGGCAGGCCGGCGCACAGGTCGGACGTGGTGCGTGTGCGCTCGCCGGACATGGCGTGCACGATGCGCAGCCGGACGGGGTGCAGGAGCAGATCAAGGGTGTCCATCCATCTACGATCCCATATCTGGTACCGTTCCTAAAATTGGGAAAACACACGCCTGGCGGCGTGTTGACAAGTGGCGGCCCGAACGGGGGCGCGCTCGTCTACGTCAAGCCGGCGCCGACAGTGAGGGAGTCAGCGATGCAGCGCCAACCGCCCGGGGTCCGGCCCACGACGCCGACCGAGAGCGCGCCGCCGCTGGGGCGGTACTACGACGTGGGGGGCCGGCGGTTGCTGCTGCACCGATCGGGCAGCGGGAGCCCGGCGGTGGTGTTCCTGGCCGGGGGTGGCACCATCGGCCTGGACTACCTGAACGTCCAGGAGCGAGCCGCCGAGTTCACCACGAGCGTGCTCTACGACCGGGCCGGAACGGGATGGAGCGACCGGGCCGGGCTGCCGCGCAGCTCCGCAGAGGTGACCGACGAACTGCGAGAGCTGTTGCGCACCGCCGGTGTGCCCGCCCCCTACCTGCTGGTTGGTCATTCTCTCGGCGGCTTCTACGCACGCCACTACGCGCGGCGTTTCCCCGACGAGGTGGCGGGCCTGCTCCTGCTGGACCCCGCGCACGAGGACTACAACGCCTATATGCCCCAGCAACTGGTCGAGATCTGGAACGCGTGGGACCCCGACCAGACGCTCCCCGACGAGTTGCCCGACGAACTCATCCAGTTCTACCGCGGCCTGTTCGCGCAGGAGATGACGGACTGGCCGGAGGAGATCCGCGAGCCGCTCATCGAATACCACGTCAGCCTTGAAGGGCTGAAGATCGGCTCCCAAGAGGCGAGCAACCTCGGTCAGCTCAACGACGAGCTCCGCCAGGCGGGAATGCCCGACGTGCCGCTGATCGTCCTCACCGCCACGGGGATCGACTCGTTCAAGAGGGCGGTGTCCCAGGGCACGCCCGAGTCACTGCTACACGAGGAGATCGAAGGCAAGCGGCGGCTCTATACGGCGCTGGCCGAATCGGTTTCGCGCGGCGAGAACCGTCTTGTCGACGACGCCGGACACGTCACCATCACCTTCCGCCGTCCCGACGCCGTACTCCAGGCGATCCGCGACCTCCTCGGCAGGTGATCACGGAAGGAGGGGTCCCGGTAGTTTCGGCGAAATTTCCAACGGATACGCAGGTCAGGAGCCCTTCCAAGGTTGGCCCTGGAAGACCGTCCGCCGAGGCTCTGACCAGCATTTCCGTTGCTTTTGCGGCGATTACTACCGGGACCCCCTGCTCGTCGAGCTGCCGGCACAGGCCACTGGGGTCGGGAGCGTGAAGCGTCCGAGAGCAGGTGCAGCCTGGTTCCAGGCACGAGCCGGTGGCGTACCAGATGCCGTGGGCCCACCAGATCGTCCACGCCGGGAACGCGCGGCCGACATAGGCCACGAGCTCCCCATTGGGCGGCGGGTCCGGCCGTGGGCGACGGGGACAGGCACCGCCCGCGCGTGACGCCCCGGCCGGAGCGGGGAAACGGCGGGCGGGCGGACCCTCAGCGGACGCACCGGCACCGCCGCAGGCATCGGCCCGCACAGCCCGAGCCGCCGCCGGGCGGCCATCCGGGCGCAGACCTGCCTGGGCGTGGGCTGCTCCCACAGGTGATCACGGCGGTGCGGAAGGCTGTGCGCCTCATGGGCGTAGGAAGATCCCCCTCAGATCGCGGAGGTGCGCTCGTGACGGCCGACGACCTACCTGGTTGGGCCCTACGGCTACGCGCCGAACGGCACGATCGGCTGTGGAGTCAACGGGAGATGGCCCGCGCGCTCGCCTGGTACGACCGCTCCCACCGCTGGGCCGTGGAGGCCGGAAACGCCGCCCTGGCCGCCACGACGCTGAACATGCGGGCACATCTGGCATGGAGCGTCGGGGACCCGCAGCGCTGTGTACGGCTGGCCGAGGCGTCTCGCTGGCACGACGGAACCGCAGCGGCCTGCCGACTGCGAAAAGTCGTGCGCAGCGATGCTCCGCCGATCCTGACCGGCAGAGCGGTTACCTTCACCGCTTGGGATCAAGCTCTGCACTGGCGAAGCGACGTAACAACTGGCTTCTGGTTTCGGGGTGCGGAAAACGACAGATGCACAGCCGAGCCGGCTTCCCGCTGTTTCGTCGGCGCATCCTGTACTTTCGGTCCTTCGCGTCAACTCGCCGGTCGGCGCGGCGCGGTAGTAGGTGAGATACGGCGGGCGCAGCCGGGAGCCGAAGAACAGCAGCTCGCCGGTCCCAGGGCAGATCTTGGGATGGGCGGTCATGGGAGTGTGCAGCGCGCCGTCGAAGGCCAGGGCGAAGCGCGACTCGCCCGGGTGCTCGTACAGCGGGGTCCGCACGTACCGGTTGCGATACCAGCGGGCCCGGCCGCCATCCAGGGCCACCGCGTGGACCATGCCGTCGCCCGCGAAGTAGTGCGGCGACCAGCCGGTCCGCGGGTTGGGACCGTTGCGGAGGTACACGCCGTTCAGCTCCTCGGGAACGGCGCCGATCACCTCGGCCGGTTCCAGCGTCATCTCCTCGGTGACCGGTGCATTGTTCCCCGCCAGGTGGAGGAGGGGCATATCGGCGTTCTGCGCGGTCGTCATCTGCTGGGTTCTCCCGTCGTTCGATCCGGCCGCGCCAGGATGTCGGGAAGATTCTTGGAGAAACAGTCTTGTTCTTGCCGAGGCCGTCAGCCGCTCGGAGAACGTGCAGCGTACGGCGGTGCGAAGAAGTCCGGCAGCGCCGGACGGTCGGCCTCCTTCTCCCGGAGGAATACCAAAGCCTCCCGGAGGAATACCACAGCCCGTTCCTGTCCGATCGGTCAGAACTGTCCGATCGGTCAGTTATTGTGAGGGTATGGCCCGTCCTGCTTCCGCTTTGCGCGGTCACATCCTGGAATCGGCGTTGGATCTGTTCGCCACGCGTGGCTACAAGGGCACCTCGCTGCACGACATCGCTCAAGTCGTGGGCTGTTCGAAGGCGTCCCTGCTCTACCACTTCGTCAGCAAAGACGCGATCCTCACCGAGCTGCTGACCCCTGCCGGCGAAGGACTGGCCGCGCTGGACGCCCAGCTCTCCAATCCGGAAGGGGAACAGGGCGTGGAAGCGGCCGTGACCGGTTTTGTCGATCTGGCCATGCGGTTCCGGCGCGAGGTCAAGGTCCTGTTCCAGGACATTCCCGAGCTCACCGGCCACCCGGCTCTGGGTGCTGTGCCCGCTGTCATAGCGCGGCTGATGGCTGCGATGGTGGACGGCTCAACCGAGTCCAGAGGCCTGGTCACTGCCTACATGGTCATCGGCGCGGTCTCCATCACGTGCGCCAGCGACGTGCCGGTGCCGGACGAGGACATGCGTGCCGAGCTGATCAGTGGCGCTTTGCGCACGCTCGGCCGCGAACCCCGCTGAACTTCGAGAAAGACATCCACTTTCATGGCTTCTGTGCTGTACCGGCTCGGCCGGTTCTCCTTCCGCCGTCGGGGACGTGTGCTCGCCGTCTGGCTGCTTATGCTCCTCCTGCTTGCTGGGGCGGCCGCCGTCTTCAGGGGACCCACCAGCGACAACTTTTCGATGCCCGGCACGGAGTCTCAGCGGGCACTCGACTCCCTGCGCGAACAGTTCCCTCAGGCCAGTGGAGCGACCGGCACCATCGTCCTTGCCGCGCCTGAAGGGCGGGAGCTGAACAAGGCCGCGGTCGCGGCCATCGTGCGGGAGGCCGAGCGGGTTCCCGGGGCGATCGCCGCCATCGATCCCTTCAAGGCCGGTTCGATCACCCCCGATGGCCGCTACGCGCTGGTGCAGATCCAGTTCGACACCGTCGCCGACGAGATCACCGCTGCCCAGCGCGCGGCCTACGAGCAGGTGGGCGCCTCCGCGCAGGGGCTTCGGGTGGAGCACGGCGGTGAGGTCATGAAGGCCGGAGTGGAGATCGGCTCCACTGAGGCGCTCGGTGTCCTGGTCGCCGCCGTGGTCCTCCTCATCACCTTCGGCTCTCTGGTCGCCGCCGGTATGACGTTGCTGAATGCGCTGATCGGCGTTGCCGCCGGGATGGCCGGGCTGTTCGCCCTCAGCGGTGTGCTGGAGTTGACCAGCACCGCGCCGATCCTGGCGTTGATGCTGGGGCTGGCCGTGGGGATCGACTACTCGCTGTTCATCACCTTCCGCTACCGGCAGTACCTCACCGAAGGCGTGGCGGCAGAGGAGGCCGCCGGGCGTGCGATCGGGACCGCGGGTTCGGCCGTGGTCTTCGCCGGTGCCACCGTCGTGATCGCCCTGGCCGGCCTTTCCGTGGTCGGCATTCCCTTCCTGAGCGTCATGGGCCTGGCCGCGGCCGGCACCATCACCCTGGCAGTGTTGGTCGCCCTCACCCTGCTCCCGGCCATGCTCGGCTTCGCCGGCTCCCGCGTCCTGCCTCGCAGGCAGCGCGACGGGCGGGCATCCAGCCCCGGGCGCGAGGGTTTCGGGTACGGCTGGGGCCGGATCGTCACCCGGCTGCGCGTCCCGATTCTGCTGGTTGGCGTTGTGGGGCTGGGCGCGCTGGCCCTGCCCGTCCAGGACATGCGCCTGGCACTGCCCGACGCCGGCACCGCCGCCTCCGGATCGGCGGCCCGCGAGGCCTACGACCTGATCGGCGAGGGATTCGGGCCAGGCTTCAACGGCCGGCTGATCGCCGTCGTCTCCGGGGACGACGCCCAGGCCACCGGCATGGCCGCCAAGCAGGCCGCGCAGCTGATCGACAGCACCGAAGGCGTGCTCGACGTCTCCCCGCCGCAGCCCAATCAGCAGGGCACCACCGCATTGATGACCATCGTTCCCAAGACCGGTCCCACCGACGCGGCCACCGAGCAGACCGTGCACTCCATACGGGAGCGCCTGGCCGGTATCGACGGTGCCACCGTCGCCCTGACCGGCGCCACCGCCATCGGCATCGACGTGTCAGCCAAACTCGCCGAGGCGATGCCCGTCTACCTGCTGCTCGTTGTCGGAC
Above is a genomic segment from Streptosporangium album containing:
- a CDS encoding MMPL family transporter, producing the protein MASVLYRLGRFSFRRRGRVLAVWLLMLLLLAGAAAVFRGPTSDNFSMPGTESQRALDSLREQFPQASGATGTIVLAAPEGRELNKAAVAAIVREAERVPGAIAAIDPFKAGSITPDGRYALVQIQFDTVADEITAAQRAAYEQVGASAQGLRVEHGGEVMKAGVEIGSTEALGVLVAAVVLLITFGSLVAAGMTLLNALIGVAAGMAGLFALSGVLELTSTAPILALMLGLAVGIDYSLFITFRYRQYLTEGVAAEEAAGRAIGTAGSAVVFAGATVVIALAGLSVVGIPFLSVMGLAAAGTITLAVLVALTLLPAMLGFAGSRVLPRRQRDGRASSPGREGFGYGWGRIVTRLRVPILLVGVVGLGALALPVQDMRLALPDAGTAASGSAAREAYDLIGEGFGPGFNGRLIAVVSGDDAQATGMAAKQAAQLIDSTEGVLDVSPPQPNQQGTTALMTIVPKTGPTDAATEQTVHSIRERLAGIDGATVALTGATAIGIDVSAKLAEAMPVYLLLVVGLSILLLMLVFRSLLVPLKAALGFLLTVGATFGITVAIFQQGHLADLLGIDVPGPLVSFLPILLIGILFGLAMDYEVFLVSRMREDFVHGDSPQQATVNGLGHNARVVTAAALIMAAVFGGFVFMHDPIIKSIGFALAVGVLVDAFIVRLTLVPATMFLLGRAAWWLPRPVDRLLPNLDIEGENLHTNLAAEQRDDAREAIKV
- a CDS encoding carotenoid oxygenase family protein produces the protein MTTAQNADMPLLHLAGNNAPVTEEMTLEPAEVIGAVPEELNGVYLRNGPNPRTGWSPHYFAGDGMVHAVALDGGRARWYRNRYVRTPLYEHPGESRFALAFDGALHTPMTAHPKICPGTGELLFFGSRLRPPYLTYYRAAPTGELTRRTESTGCADETAGSRLGCASVVFRTPKPEASCYVASPVQSLIPSGEGNRSAGQDRRSIAAHDFSQSAGRCGSVVPARRLGQPYTALRVPDAPCQMCPHVQRRGGQGGVSGLHGPAVGAVVPGERAGHLPLTPQPIVPFGA
- a CDS encoding FAD-dependent monooxygenase, translated to MRILISGASVAGPVLAYWLNRYGFAVTVVERAPALRKAGGHAVDLFHPAMDIVDKMGLITPVQAKRTGTEWLAFRSENSDHLHELEIGRLMSVVSDRHVEIMRDDLGEILYEATRHDVEYLFGDSIAAMAESADGVDVTFEQGPARRFDLVIGADGLHSNVRRLVFGEESRFSTWIGAYLAVMSIPNYLGLRDRMDGITGVNRMVGVYGGAHMDDARAVFMFRPAAELGYHHRDVDRQKELLRRQFAGMGWEVPRLLGEELDRASTFYFDSITQLRMDTWSRGRVSLVGDAGYCPGPAVGGSTSLAVVGAYVLAGELAEVRGDHTRAFPAYEREIGDYVRRSRTFAVGAAKRLIPDTRLGVWGLIQAVRLINHVPTPIARTLADFGGRGLRLHDEITLKDYPQGPVMRSVTTPDL
- a CDS encoding helix-turn-helix domain-containing protein, whose translation is MDTLDLLLHPVRLRIVHAMSGERTRTTSDLCAGLPDVPKTTVYRHVGLLAEAGVLEVVDEQRVHGAVERHYRLRREQAKIDADAAASMSLNDHRHGFAAAMAALLAEFNAYLDREHADPTADSVSYRQFPLWLNQDELAGLISEISGAILSRMGNEATPDRTAHLLGTILFPIEEPARHRTDGSAGHRR
- a CDS encoding alpha/beta fold hydrolase, producing the protein MQRQPPGVRPTTPTESAPPLGRYYDVGGRRLLLHRSGSGSPAVVFLAGGGTIGLDYLNVQERAAEFTTSVLYDRAGTGWSDRAGLPRSSAEVTDELRELLRTAGVPAPYLLVGHSLGGFYARHYARRFPDEVAGLLLLDPAHEDYNAYMPQQLVEIWNAWDPDQTLPDELPDELIQFYRGLFAQEMTDWPEEIREPLIEYHVSLEGLKIGSQEASNLGQLNDELRQAGMPDVPLIVLTATGIDSFKRAVSQGTPESLLHEEIEGKRRLYTALAESVSRGENRLVDDAGHVTITFRRPDAVLQAIRDLLGR
- a CDS encoding TetR/AcrR family transcriptional regulator, producing the protein MARPASALRGHILESALDLFATRGYKGTSLHDIAQVVGCSKASLLYHFVSKDAILTELLTPAGEGLAALDAQLSNPEGEQGVEAAVTGFVDLAMRFRREVKVLFQDIPELTGHPALGAVPAVIARLMAAMVDGSTESRGLVTAYMVIGAVSITCASDVPVPDEDMRAELISGALRTLGREPR